ATTAAGAGATTCGCTGAGTTGTTCACTAAGATATAAAGAAAGTGTGTTTAGATTAGATAAAATATATTTGAACAATCATCGCTAAAGTGCAACCCGATTTTTTAACCAATCTAACACGTACTCATTCTATTAGTCAGTCCAGTTTTTTAATAAATCCTTTTAATTCTATGCTATTTTCTACTGCATTACGATCCTCGGCGATAGTCGGGATTATGATCTTGCTTAGTGTAGTTGCTTTTGCCCAGCAACGCACCATTTCAGGTACCGTCACTTCTGAGGAAGAGGGAGCACTTCCCGGAGTGAATATTCTTGTGAAAGGTACTACTCAAGGTACTGTTACCGATATTGAAGGTAACTATCGTATTAATGTACCGGATGAAAATACCGTACTAGTCTTCTCGGCAGTAGGGTACACCAATGAAGAAGTAACCGTTGGTAACCAATCTACTATTGACATGATTATGTTGCCCGACATAAAATCACTCAGTGAGGTGGTGGTAGTTGGGTACGGAACTCAGGAGCGGCGCGATTTGACCGGGGCGGTTTCCTCGGTAGACGCTGGTGATTTCCAAAATATGGCAATCAACTCAGTAGAGCAAGGCTTACAGGGTCGAGTTGCGGGGGTGAACGTAGTGCAACAGTCCGGTCAACCAGGAGCAGCTATGCAGGTGCAAATTCGGGGTATCGGATCAATCGGTAACTCGGAACCCCTGTACGTTATTGACGGAGTTCCGGTAATTAACGACAACGGGGCTACTGGGGAAGCTAAGTTTAACGCTCTGAACAGTATAAACCCCAGTAACATAGAATCTATTGAGATTTTGAAAGATGCATCGGCAGCGGCTATTTACGGGGCACGAGCCGCCAATGGGGTAGTGCTAATTACTACCAAACGAGGTAAAGCGGGAGAAGCAAAAATCCAATTAGATGCTTACACGGGTATTCAGGAAGCTTGGCGATTGCTAGAACTTACCGATATTAATGAGTATAAAGAAATTTCCGATGAGCTGACAGACAATGCCGGATTACCTCGGGTAGTTGCTCTACAAGATCCGGAAGAGCTAGTTAATATTACTGATTGGCAGGAAGAGATGTTTGACGTAGCTCCGATTAATAATGTAAACCTGAGTGTATCAGGGGGGAGTGAAAGTGCTCAATTCAGTGTCTCGGGTAACTATATGAGCCAGGAAGGTATTTTACGGAATACTGATTTTGAGCGGTTGAGCTTACGGGTAAATACTGATTTTAAGAAAGGGAAATTTAAGTTCGGCCAGTCAATGGCTTTTAGTCGCACGGTAGCTAATGACCTTACTACTAATTTTTTTGCTATTATTCACTTTCCGCGTAATCGGCCGATATTTGATGAAAACAATGTGGGAGGGTATTCTGGGAACCGCATCATCGATGAACAAGACGCTAACAACCCAGTAGGAGAGTCTGATCTTTTTACCGATAGAACTACCCGCTTTAGAGTACTCGGAAATATTTATGGTGAGTACGAAATTATTGAGGGGTTGACTTACCGACTAAATCTGGGTGGTGACTTCATTTATGGAAATAGATACGAGTATAACGAGCCTTTCCAGTTTGGGGATCGGCGAACCGAGCTGTTTGCTTCAATTGATGAGCGAAATAACTTCTCGGTCTCCCCCTTAATTGAAAATACCCTAAACTACAGTAAAACGTTTGGCGATCACCAGCTAGGAGTGCTGGTGGGGTATACTCGGCAGTCTTACTCTCAAAGGTCTGCCCGAGCTGAAGGGCGAAATACGGTAAACTCAATAGATGTACTAAACGGGGTGAATGAAGTTCCCGCCGTTAGCGGAAGTTTGCAGGAATTTGCACTAGTATCTTACCTAGGACGTTTGACCTACAGTTTTGCTGACCGCTACTTACTTACTGCTAATATTCGTCGCGATGGATCCTCTCGCTTTTCACCGGGCAACAAATTTGGGGTTTTTCCCTCCGCATCAGTAGGATGGAGGATAAGCGAGGAAAGCTTTATGGATGCAGTGGATATTGTTAGTGATTTAAAGTTGCGAGCTAGCTGGGGGCAAACTGGTTTTCAGGAAATTGGTAACTACGGTTTTCAGCCTGAGTTAAGAAACACACTGAACTATCTTATTGGTGGCGAGCAGGTAACCGGAGTTGCTCAGCGAGACTTAGCTGCTAATTCATTGGTATGGGAAACATCTACCCAAACCAACATTGGTCTGGACGTAGGTTTATTCAATAACCAGGTCTTAATTAATGCCGACTACTTTATAAAAGAAACCGACGATATTCTAATACCAGTTCCGCCGACCCCAAGCACCGGAGTGCGAGGAGGAAATAACTCACCCACGCTGAATGTAGGTTCGGTGCGAAATCAAGGGCTAGAGCTAGCGTTGACCTACCGCAAATCAGTGGGTGATCTTCAGTACAGCATTACTGGAAACATAGCAACGCTAGATAACGAGTTTCTTTCGCTGGGAGGCGGGCAGCCTATCACCAGTGGTAACGTAAACGTAACTCGGGTAACTCGGATTGATGAAGGTCTACCGATTGGCTCATTCTTCGGCTTCCGAACGGATGGAATTTACCAAACCCAGGAAGATATAGATGAAGTAAACCGAATAGCCCAAGAAACTACTGGGGAAAGTGATGCTGTTTACCAACCCAACGCCGAGCCGGGCGATATTCGGTTCAGGGATCTCGATGGGAATGGAGTTATCAACTCGGATGATCGGGAGTACATTGGCGACCCAATTCCTGATCTCACCTACGGGTTAAGTATCAACGCTTCCTACAAAGGGTTTGATCTGAATGCCTTTATTCAAGGCGTAGAGGGCATAGAATTGTACTACGGCTATCGCTACTTTGCCGAAGGAATGCTTCGTCCGTTTAACTTTGAAAAGCGTACCTTGAACCGCTGGACAGGGCCAGGTACCAGCAACGAGATTCCACGGGCCATTGGGGGGGATCCGGCCAATAACACTCGAGAGTCAGATCGTTTCATTGGCGATGGTTCGTTTCTGCGGATGAGAAACCTAACACTAGGCTACACCATACCATTTGCAGCCTTAGAGAATTTTGGAAATGGCTTTTTGTCTAATGTCCGAATTTACGCTACGGCTCAAAACTTGTTCACCATCACCGCTTACGAAGGCTATGATCCTGAAGTTGGTTCCCAGAACCAGAACCCAGAGCAGGCAAGCCGGGGCCGGGGTATTGATAATGGACAATTTCCTCAGGCGCGCACCTACATGCTAGGAGCTCAAATTACCTTTTAGTGTTAACTAGAAAATATAAAACATATGAAAAAGAGTCGTATATATATTAAGTTCTCAGTAGTGCTGCTTATGGCAAATCTGCTGATTGTATTTGCTTGCCAGCGTGATGAAGAGTTGCTGGAAATAGATAATCCGAACAACCCCACTCCCGATACATTCTTCCAAAATGAAAACGATGCCCTACTAGGCTTAAACGCAGTTTATGCTTCGTGGCAGTCCCGGAATTTGTGTCAGCGCTTTTATTTCTTTGGCAACGATATGCCTTCTGATGAAAGTATTGGTACTAATAACCTTCAAGCTACCTTGGCGCAGATGCTGAATTATACTTGGGATAATAACAACGGAGTAATATCTGGTATGTGGGGCGACTATTACACTGGAGTAGGTCGGGCGAACCGGGTAATTCAGCGAGTACCCGAAATAGAAATGGATGAAGAGCTTCGTACCCGAATTGTGGCTGAAGCCCGCTTCTTACGAGCTACCTTCTACTTTGACTTAGTAAATAAGTGGGGCGATGTGCCGTTAATTACTGATCCGCCGGAAGCTTCTATTGAAGAACCGCGTTCCTCAGCAGATAGTGTTTACGCCCTAGTAATTGAAGACCTTGAGTTTGCCAAAGCTAATTTGCCTACCCGAGATGATTACGGTGCTGATGACGTGGGTAGAGCCACTAGCGGAGCCGCTACTGGCTACTTAGGAAAGGTTTATTTGTACCGTGAACAGTGGGATGCCGCCGAAGCGGAATTTATGGAGATTATTGATGGCCAACACGGTAGCTATGGCTTGGTAGATAACTTTCGTTGGAATGGTATTGGCGAAGAACAAGAACCCGCCGCTGAAAATAGTATGGAATCTTTATTCGAGGTTCAGTTTCAAGCTGCTTTAGGTGGTAACTGGAACCAAGATAATGCTGGAGGCGGCGAACATACCTTCCGAGGAGTAGAGTACGCTTTTGCTAGTTTCAATAACGTTCGACCGAAGCAGTCCTTTGCTGATCGCTTTGAGTTGGGCGACCCGCGCTATGAGCAAACCTTCTACGACGACGGCGTGGCTTATTTTGAAGGTACCTACACCCGAGCCCAATTTGGTGGACTCATTGCTTGGCGTAAATATCATAATTATGACATTCGAAGCGACGGCCAACAAGATTCAGGAATCAACTTCCGTTTGATGCGCTACGCTGATGTGTTACTGATGGCTGCTGAGGCTAAGTTTATGAGTGGTGATCCTACTTCTGAGGTACTGGAACTAGTAAACCGGGTTCGACAACGAGCCATCGCTCAAAAGGTAAACCCGGATATTGAGCTATATATGCCCCGAACGCTTGATAACGTACTAGAACTGTATCCTACGGCAGCGTATCCGGCCAATACTCCCGATCAGGTGATGGCTATTATTATGCACGAGCGTGAGGTGGAGCTAGCGGGTGAGCAACATCGCTACAATGATTTGCGGCGTTGGGGGCTGGACGATGATGTTGCTCTGGCAGATAATAAGCCTTACAATGAACGGTATCGCCTTTGGCCTATTCCACTACAAGAGTTGGAAACTAATCCAAATATTAATCAGGAGGACCAAAACCCCGGATACTAATTACTTTTTGTCAGCCTGGCTCCCGTAGTCGGGCTGATGATTTTACTTACTCATGTTAAATTTTTATACTAAACGAATGATACGATCATATTCGAAAATAGGTGGTGCCTTAGCATTTTCACTGGTAATTTTTACTGCTTGCCAAGAAGATGTTGATGTACGCGATAAAAATGGTTCGGGCCTGATTACCGTGATGAACTCAATGGAAAGTGAAGGGAAATTCTCTCGCTTCTACGATGCTATTGGTGCCAATGGTTTACGTATTTCCGACGAGTTTAACGGAAGCGGTGACTCTTACGAATATACTATTTTTGCCCCAACTGATACTGCTTTTGGTGACTTTTTGGCTCGGTACGATACTTACGATGGACTAGATAACATTCCTGATGATTTGTTGCGTAGTTTAGTGGAGTATCATGTTGTGGCCGGTAGTCTTAGTGCCGCTGATTTAAATGGAACTACCCAAACTACGGTACAAGAGGGGGAAATTAGCGTGAATGGCACTACCGTTATTGGAGCTAACAACACAGCTAACGTGGCAGTAGCTGACCGAGCTGCCCGTAATGGTTTTTTGCACGAACTGGACGCAGTACTTATTCCCCCCACTTTTCCTACTCAGACAATTCTAGACATTGCGGGGGGAAGCGACTTCACTAGTTTAGCAGCGGCGGTAACTAGTTTTTCTGATCTGGTAGATGCTATTGACGGTGGCAATGGGGCTTTTACGGTAATGGCGCCAACTAACGCGGCATTCAGTGCATTTCTGGCTAGCCAGGGTTTTGCTTCGCTAGATGCTGTTCCTGCTCCATTGCTGCGAACGATTCTTGAGTACCACGTAATTCCCGGAGTGGTTGGATCCGCAGATATTGTTGGATCTCAGAATACCTTGAGCGGTGAAGTGCTCGATTTACCGGATGATACCGAAATTGTAGCTACGGCTGATGTAGCAGCTACCAACGGACTAGTACACGTAATTAGCGAAGTGCTTGTACCACCTAGTTTAAGTTCAGTAGCCGGAGTTATTCTTGCTAATCCTAATTTTAGTACGCTGGCTGCGGCTTTAGTTGATAAAGATTTGATTACACCGCTAAGCACTGGGGCGCGTACCGTGTTTGCTCCGAACAATGCTGCTTTTACAGCAGCCAATATCACTGACCCCACTTCGGTAAGTGCCAATATTTTAACTTATCATGTCTTAGGTGACTCGGTTCCTTCAACGGCGATTATGAGTGGATTTGCCCCAACCCTCAACGATGCTTCGGTAATCTTGAATACCGGTATGGGAGTTACGGTGGATGGCGTAGCTGTGGTAACTGCCGATATTTCTGCCAGTAACGGATACATTCACGAAATTGGAGCCATACTGACTCCACCGCAAAGTAACATTGTAACCCTAGCATCTAATACTTCTGAACTTTCCATTTTATCGGCTGCCATCCAAAGGGGAGAACTAGATGGGGCTTTATCCGAAGGAGGGCCTTATACAGTGTTTGCTCCTAGTGATGCAGCCTTCACGGCAGTTGGGCTAACTGCTGATAGCGTAGCTAGAATGGCTCCTGATCAGATACAGCGACTACTCACTTTTCATGTTGTCCCCGGACGCTTTACTACAAGTAATTTACCTAATGGTGAGATAGAGACGTTAGCTGGTGAGGGAGAGGAAAATAAAATAAACATCAATAATAGAGTTTTTACAATAACTACTCCAGAAGAACAAGTAGTAGATTTGACGGTGAACAGTACGCTTGATGTACAGGCGACAGACGGCGTAGTACATATTATGGATGCAGTATTACTGCCTTAAACACGAGTAACTAACATTGATTATTAACCGCTTCAGATTTTCTGGAGCGGTTTTCTTTTTTTCTATAGCGGATTAAATTTAGGGCTTTCTGAGCGGAAAATACCATCGTATTGGCTGCCCATATAAGCCCCCCAAGAAACCTGATCGGGAGCGTATATCTGTTTTTCTAAGCGGTGAACATTTAACCGGGCAGGATGATCGCTATCATTATCCCTTACTTGGGTAACACAGTAGATGATATCGAGCCAGCCATCATTATCAACATCACCGACCCAAGGTGTTGAGGAAAAATTAATGCCTTCCTGAGGATCATGAATGCGAAATACTTCTTGTTGGTGAAAGTCGAAAACTACTAAGCGATTGAACGGAACTTTGGATTCAAACTTTTCTTCCACGTAGTTGGTGCTCATTAGTACGTCATCAAAACCATCTTTGTTAATATCTACCACCACCGGGGAAGCGTACTGGAAGCGACCTAGCGTATCTTCATAGAGAATTTGGCCATTGCTACCATCTACCATAAACTGAATAGGATCACGTAAGATAGGCCACTGACCTTTTCCGTAATTGGCAAAAAAATCAGGAACATCATCTTCAGTAAAGTAGCCCACTGCCGGAGTAGTGTAGGCCTCAGCATTAGGAATAACCCTTGCCCAAAGTGGCGCATTATTTTTACCATCAAATGCTAGCATACGTCCGTCAACCGAATTAACAACAATATCTAGAGTACCATCTAGGGTAATATCTACTAAAACGGGCGGGGCAATAAACCCTTTATCAGCACCAGTGGCCAAAAGCACCGATTGGCTTAAGTCTTCGTTCATAACACTAGCTAAGGTCGTTCGGTACAGCCCTCCACCGATGGTTTCTCCGCCCGTGCCAAAGATTATGTCGAGAGTGGTATCGTTATCTAAGTCAGCTACCACGGCTGATAAATAAGTTTCTTTTCCGTCCGGAACTTCGGCACTTGCCAGTAACTTTCCAGTTCGGCTGCTGACTACCATCAAATGACCGGGAGGACGATTGGGGTC
This region of Tunicatimonas pelagia genomic DNA includes:
- a CDS encoding SusC/RagA family TonB-linked outer membrane protein; protein product: MLFSTALRSSAIVGIMILLSVVAFAQQRTISGTVTSEEEGALPGVNILVKGTTQGTVTDIEGNYRINVPDENTVLVFSAVGYTNEEVTVGNQSTIDMIMLPDIKSLSEVVVVGYGTQERRDLTGAVSSVDAGDFQNMAINSVEQGLQGRVAGVNVVQQSGQPGAAMQVQIRGIGSIGNSEPLYVIDGVPVINDNGATGEAKFNALNSINPSNIESIEILKDASAAAIYGARAANGVVLITTKRGKAGEAKIQLDAYTGIQEAWRLLELTDINEYKEISDELTDNAGLPRVVALQDPEELVNITDWQEEMFDVAPINNVNLSVSGGSESAQFSVSGNYMSQEGILRNTDFERLSLRVNTDFKKGKFKFGQSMAFSRTVANDLTTNFFAIIHFPRNRPIFDENNVGGYSGNRIIDEQDANNPVGESDLFTDRTTRFRVLGNIYGEYEIIEGLTYRLNLGGDFIYGNRYEYNEPFQFGDRRTELFASIDERNNFSVSPLIENTLNYSKTFGDHQLGVLVGYTRQSYSQRSARAEGRNTVNSIDVLNGVNEVPAVSGSLQEFALVSYLGRLTYSFADRYLLTANIRRDGSSRFSPGNKFGVFPSASVGWRISEESFMDAVDIVSDLKLRASWGQTGFQEIGNYGFQPELRNTLNYLIGGEQVTGVAQRDLAANSLVWETSTQTNIGLDVGLFNNQVLINADYFIKETDDILIPVPPTPSTGVRGGNNSPTLNVGSVRNQGLELALTYRKSVGDLQYSITGNIATLDNEFLSLGGGQPITSGNVNVTRVTRIDEGLPIGSFFGFRTDGIYQTQEDIDEVNRIAQETTGESDAVYQPNAEPGDIRFRDLDGNGVINSDDREYIGDPIPDLTYGLSINASYKGFDLNAFIQGVEGIELYYGYRYFAEGMLRPFNFEKRTLNRWTGPGTSNEIPRAIGGDPANNTRESDRFIGDGSFLRMRNLTLGYTIPFAALENFGNGFLSNVRIYATAQNLFTITAYEGYDPEVGSQNQNPEQASRGRGIDNGQFPQARTYMLGAQITF
- a CDS encoding RagB/SusD family nutrient uptake outer membrane protein codes for the protein MKKSRIYIKFSVVLLMANLLIVFACQRDEELLEIDNPNNPTPDTFFQNENDALLGLNAVYASWQSRNLCQRFYFFGNDMPSDESIGTNNLQATLAQMLNYTWDNNNGVISGMWGDYYTGVGRANRVIQRVPEIEMDEELRTRIVAEARFLRATFYFDLVNKWGDVPLITDPPEASIEEPRSSADSVYALVIEDLEFAKANLPTRDDYGADDVGRATSGAATGYLGKVYLYREQWDAAEAEFMEIIDGQHGSYGLVDNFRWNGIGEEQEPAAENSMESLFEVQFQAALGGNWNQDNAGGGEHTFRGVEYAFASFNNVRPKQSFADRFELGDPRYEQTFYDDGVAYFEGTYTRAQFGGLIAWRKYHNYDIRSDGQQDSGINFRLMRYADVLLMAAEAKFMSGDPTSEVLELVNRVRQRAIAQKVNPDIELYMPRTLDNVLELYPTAAYPANTPDQVMAIIMHEREVELAGEQHRYNDLRRWGLDDDVALADNKPYNERYRLWPIPLQELETNPNINQEDQNPGY
- a CDS encoding fasciclin domain-containing protein gives rise to the protein MIRSYSKIGGALAFSLVIFTACQEDVDVRDKNGSGLITVMNSMESEGKFSRFYDAIGANGLRISDEFNGSGDSYEYTIFAPTDTAFGDFLARYDTYDGLDNIPDDLLRSLVEYHVVAGSLSAADLNGTTQTTVQEGEISVNGTTVIGANNTANVAVADRAARNGFLHELDAVLIPPTFPTQTILDIAGGSDFTSLAAAVTSFSDLVDAIDGGNGAFTVMAPTNAAFSAFLASQGFASLDAVPAPLLRTILEYHVIPGVVGSADIVGSQNTLSGEVLDLPDDTEIVATADVAATNGLVHVISEVLVPPSLSSVAGVILANPNFSTLAAALVDKDLITPLSTGARTVFAPNNAAFTAANITDPTSVSANILTYHVLGDSVPSTAIMSGFAPTLNDASVILNTGMGVTVDGVAVVTADISASNGYIHEIGAILTPPQSNIVTLASNTSELSILSAAIQRGELDGALSEGGPYTVFAPSDAAFTAVGLTADSVARMAPDQIQRLLTFHVVPGRFTTSNLPNGEIETLAGEGEENKININNRVFTITTPEEQVVDLTVNSTLDVQATDGVVHIMDAVLLP
- a CDS encoding outer membrane protein assembly factor BamB family protein, whose translation is MKKWMLIGGAIAIIILIVGAIQYYRSPDITQWRTNLPDIGTTSSVRLTDLTGDGVLDIVLGTGQRELHPTDTAVIALDGRDGRLLWQVAARDQIVGSAMLLDVTQDEIDDIFIGGRNAELMAIDGRSGELLWEFYQAGDSIDPGKTAGLYNFYNPQRIPDQDQDGTEDLLVANGGDYLAEPDDPNRPPGHLMVVSSRTGKLLASAEVPDGKETYLSAVVADLDNDTTLDIIFGTGGETIGGGLYRTTLASVMNEDLSQSVLLATGADKGFIAPPVLVDITLDGTLDIVVNSVDGRMLAFDGKNNAPLWARVIPNAEAYTTPAVGYFTEDDVPDFFANYGKGQWPILRDPIQFMVDGSNGQILYEDTLGRFQYASPVVVDINKDGFDDVLMSTNYVEEKFESKVPFNRLVVFDFHQQEVFRIHDPQEGINFSSTPWVGDVDNDGWLDIIYCVTQVRDNDSDHPARLNVHRLEKQIYAPDQVSWGAYMGSQYDGIFRSESPKFNPL